DNA sequence from the Leptospirillum ferrooxidans C2-3 genome:
GTTTGCTGTCAGTGGAGTGGCTCTCTGGGCCTCTCTTGCCCACGCCAATATGAGGGAGCTTGGTCATGCGTTGTGGCGGGGCCATTATGGCTGGCTGATCCCGATATTCCTGCTGATGAATGTTTCCTTTTTGCTCAGGGCCTTTTTCTGGAAAACAACATTGTCCGTTCGACATCGTGTTTCGGTGGGGCATCTGTTTTCCTCGGTCATAGTGGGTGTCATGGCAAACAATATTTTGCCTTTTCGCGCGGGAGAGCTTGTCCGGATCGCCTATACGAGGCAGGTTGAGGGAATCGGCGCTCCAATCCTTCTGACGACTGTCTTCATGGAGCGGTTCTTTGATGTGACGATGCTGACTTTTGTCATTTTTATCGATCTCTTTCTTGTCGGGGGTTCCAACCTCAGAACACCGGCAATCATCCTGGCCTGTGTGGTGGGTGGGTTCTTTTTGGGAGGTGCGATCCTGATCCGGAAACATCTGTCTGTTTTTTCCGTGATCCTGGGATTTTTCGAGAAAGTGCCTGCATTCAGGGACAGGCTCCGGAAAGTGCTGATGACAGCGGTTGACGGGTTTTCAAGCCTGAGATCGATACGAGAGACCTTCACCCTTTTTCTCCTGAGCTTCGGAATCTGGATGGGAAGTCTTGCTTCCTGTTACTTTTTTCTGAGGATTTTTGATCTCTCAATGGATCCCGTGCCCATGAGCCTCTCTCTTCTTTTATATACGAGCCTTGCCTTTCTTGTTCCGGCATCTCCCGGAGGAGTTGGCGTTGTCCAGCTGGCAACGGTTTATGCACTTCGGGGGTATCATGTCGGGGACTCCAGATCATTGGCCCTTTCCGTGGTCTTTCAGATTGTTCCTTTTCTCTTTACAATGGTCGCCGGGTGGTATTTTATTCACCGCGATCATTTCTCCCTCTTTGGAAAGAGGGAGCGTCCTGCCTGAGATCATTTTTCAGGGACAGAAAAAAAGTCAGCCCGAAAGATTCGGGTTGAATCACAAGCGATTTCAAGACGGAGGTTCCAGATCATCATGCAACAACAAACACTTGCCATCGTCAAGCCGGATGCGTTCCGGAAACAGTCCACCGGAGCCATTCTCGCCCGTTATGAAAAAGAAGGTTTCAAAATCAAGGCTGCCCGCGTCAGATGGTTGTCTGTTCGTGAAGCAGAGAGTTTTTATGCAGTGCACAGGGAACGTCCATTTTTTTCAAGTCTGACAGCCTTCATGGCATCAGGACCGGTCATGACGCTTGTCCTTGAAGCAGAGAATGCGGTCCTCCGGCACAGGGACCTTTTGGGTGCCACCGATCCGGCCAAGGCCGCTCCGCAGACCCTTCGGAATCTTTTTGGTGCTTCGATTGAAGAAAATGCTGTTCATGGCTCCGATTCCGAAGAGAATGCCAGACAGGAAATTGCCTTCTTTTTTTCGGGCGCCGAGATCT
Encoded proteins:
- the ndk gene encoding nucleoside-diphosphate kinase → MMQQQTLAIVKPDAFRKQSTGAILARYEKEGFKIKAARVRWLSVREAESFYAVHRERPFFSSLTAFMASGPVMTLVLEAENAVLRHRDLLGATDPAKAAPQTLRNLFGASIEENAVHGSDSEENARQEIAFFFSGAEIF
- a CDS encoding lysylphosphatidylglycerol synthase transmembrane domain-containing protein, whose product is MKKRIQLFLGFAVSGVALWASLAHANMRELGHALWRGHYGWLIPIFLLMNVSFLLRAFFWKTTLSVRHRVSVGHLFSSVIVGVMANNILPFRAGELVRIAYTRQVEGIGAPILLTTVFMERFFDVTMLTFVIFIDLFLVGGSNLRTPAIILACVVGGFFLGGAILIRKHLSVFSVILGFFEKVPAFRDRLRKVLMTAVDGFSSLRSIRETFTLFLLSFGIWMGSLASCYFFLRIFDLSMDPVPMSLSLLLYTSLAFLVPASPGGVGVVQLATVYALRGYHVGDSRSLALSVVFQIVPFLFTMVAGWYFIHRDHFSLFGKRERPA